From the Halalkalicoccus jeotgali B3 genome, the window GGTTTTTGAAACGGATGAAGGACCAGACCTCATCCCCGCTGACAACGGTCTCGGAGCTGAGGATAACAACCTCGCAAACGTTCCACGGGAGAACCGCTATGACCGCCTCGAGAGGTTCATCACTGATGAAGTAGCACCACGGTATGATCTAGTATTACTCGACTTGCCCGGCAAGGAGGACAACATCACGATCAACGGTCTGTTTGCCGCTGAAAACGTAATCGCACCGCTAAAACCAGGCGAGTTCGAGCGGAAGCAGCTCGAAAATCTCCAGCGCGAGCTGGCGGCGATTCGAGACGACGGCGACCATGACGCACAACCGATGTTGCAGCTCGTCTTCGCGACGATGGTCGATTCAACGACGAACCTTGCAGACGAGTTTACGAACGTACTCGCCGAGGAATATCCTAAGATTTCTGGCCCGCCTATCTCAGAGTCAGCGAATATTGGAAAC encodes:
- a CDS encoding ParA family protein encodes the protein MVNAIQRATTYVPKGGVGKTTSTAHIAVSAHNDHGLDTLLIDLAGTQNDLATQFGLADDVRDPDAPISAVFSENWSFIRENIDNVFERMVFETDEGPDLIPADNGLGAEDNNLANVPRENRYDRLERFITDEVAPRYDLVLLDLPGKEDNITINGLFAAENVIAPLKPGEFERKQLENLQRELAAIRDDGDHDAQPMLQLVFATMVDSTTNLADEFTNVLAEEYPKISGPPISESANIGNEQANGRTLFALSDDELYDTGRRAREAYRQLTTSLLERLEAR